TGAATACTGACAAAATCGGCAAAGGCTTGAAAATCGTTGATGGCATAAAAAATGATAACGGCAAAATTGTAATGGTATTCAAGCCTCAGGAAGAAATTTCGCTGAGAACCGCTCTTCTTACAGTTGACAACAATAGTCTGGAGAAGGGTCAAAACACAAAAGCCTTTGACATGCAGTCCAGTAAATTTATTTCGGGTAATCTTTATTGCTTCGACGGGGACAAAGTCGTTAAAGTCGACCAAAACGCGGGAATCGAGTATTTGAAAAATTAAAATGTGAGAAAAAAGTGGTACTGCCGTGCAGACGTCGCGGCAGACTATTTTTTGCAGTATTTCCGTTAATCTGTTAGCTTTTTCGACTGAGCAACCGCAGGAAAAGCCTTTTGTTTATTATTCTTGCGGTTTTTACGCAATCTTATCTAATAGACGTAACTGTAATAAGAGGCTGGGTTAATATCCTTATTTTACTTTTATGCATAGTATTTTTGATACCTACGATTTTGTATACTAAAATCATTTATGGATATGTAGAACAAAGAAAAACACATGAATAAAGCCAAAAAATGCGGCAGGTTTTCCCTGCCGCTATTTTATTTTCTTAACCCTGTTTGACACTAACTATTAATGCAAAAAGGCATGAATTTAAAATTTACCGGTACAAACGTTTTTACTAACCCGATTTCATATGTGCAGAATAAACATTTACTAAATGTATTAAAAATAGTATAATTTTATTGGCTCGGCGTTAACGGCTATGTAATATACTTTGTTAATAGGAAGTGTGTTATATGGACTATAAAGAACGCTATCACGATTGGTGCACAAATCCTGTTTTCGATGAAAAGACACGCGAAGAGCTTAAAAATTTAAAAGACGAAAAAGAGATACAGGACCGGTTTTATAAGGACTTGACGTTCGGAACCGGCGGCCTGCGCGGCATTATCGGCGCAGGGACTAACCGGATGAACATCTACACCGTAGCAAAGGCTACTCAGGGACTTGCAAATTACATAATTGCAAATGGCGGCCAGTCAAAGGGCGTTGCCATCGCTTATGACTCAAGGAATTTCTCCCGTGAGTTTGCCGAAAAAACTGCCCTGACGTTGAATGCGAACGGCATAAAAACATATCTTTTCGAATCGTTAAGGCCTACTCCGGAGCTATCATTCGCATTGAGAGAGCTGCACTGTATCGCCGGTGTAGTGATAACAGCGAGCCACAATCCGCCCGAATATAATGGCTACAAAGTTTATTGGGAAGACGGCGCACAGATTACCCCGCCCCGGGACCAGGAAATCATTGATGAAGTGAATGCCGTTACGTCATTTGGAGCCATTAAAACCATAGACAAAGCTGAAGCCATCAGCAAAGGACTTTTTAATATCATAGGGGAAGAAATCGACAGGCGCTATTACGATGCGCTCAAAAAGCTTGTATTGAGTCCCGAGGCTATTAAAAAGGCTGCTAAGGAATTGAAAATTGTCTATACCCCGCTTCACGGGACCGGAAATATCCCTGTGAGAACAATCTTAAAAGAATTGGGGTTCGAAAATGTCTATGTAGTTCCGGAGCAGGAGTTGCCAGACGGCAATTTCAGCACGCTGAGCTATCCGAATCCCGAGGACCCAAAGGCCTTTACCCTTGCACTCAAGTTGGCAAAAGAAAAAGATGCCGACTTAGTCCTGGCGACCGACCCTGACGCAGACAGGCTCGGAGTTTATGCCAAGGACACAAAAACGGGAGAATATAAGTCATTTACAGGCAATATGTCAGGCCTGCTGATAGCCGAGTATGAGCTTTCTGTCAGGAAAAAGCTCGGCAAACTGCCGAAAAACGGAGCGCTTATAAAGACCATAGTTTCCTCTAATATGGCAAACGAGATAGCGAAGGAATACGGCATAAAACTCATTGAAGTGCTTACCGGATTTAAATATATCGGTGAGCAGATTAAATTATTTGAACAGAACCATAATTATGAGTATCTGTTTGGTTTTGAGGAAAGCTATGGCTGCCTTGTAGGAACCCATGCAAGGGATAAGGATGCTGTTGTAGCCGTCATGGCGCTGTGTGAAGCGGCCGCGTATTACAGAGAACAAGGCCTTACCCTTTGGGATCAGATGCTGCGCATCTATGAAAAGTATGGGTACTATAAAGAGGATTTGACGTCCATTACGTTGAAAGGCTTAGATGGGGCGGAAAAGATTCAGTCTATCTTAAAGAATATGAGAAATAACCCGCCTCAAAGGTTTGGCAGCTTTAAAGTGACCGCCGTCAGGGATTACTTAACGGGTGAAATCACTGAAGTTGAAAGCGGTGCAAAGAAGCCGACGGGATTGCCGAAATCCAACGTGCTTTACTATGAACTTGAAAACAATGCCTGGTGCTGTGTCCGCCCGTCGGGAACGGAGCCAAAAGTCAAGTTCTATATGGGAGTCAAGGGCAGCAGCCTTGAGAACGCCCAAAAGCTTTTGGAGGAACTCAAAAACTCCATGATGGCGCTTGTAAAGTAGAAATGCTGCCTACAAAAATTGCCCAGACAAAAATAGGGATAGGTACATAACCCGTACTTATCCCTGTTTTTTGGCGTATTTTTTGGACAAACATATGTTCACAAATACCCTTAGGCAAAACCGGCGCGTTTAAGATATTGTTTACACAGCGTATTGCGCTGCTATCACAGATCAAGTGCCGTTTCTGCGCAGGATAGGGCAAAATTTGGCTTAGTTTTGCTGTAAAACGCTATTAAAAATGAGTTCTCAACGTGTTTTTAACAACTTTCAACAAGTTATCAACAATTTGTATCGCATTGAATATCCGAAAACATATATTGAAAAATCTTGTCGAAGAATAGCGTTATAATATTAAACTGAAAGTTTTTAACAAGTGAAATAAAAATTGTTAATAATTTTGGAGTATGGTTTATGATTAGAAAAATCAGAAAAGAAGATAAAAATGACTATATAGAAATGGCGAAAAGTTTTTATATGTCCGACGCAGTGGACCACAATATACCCGAAAAGCATATTGAAGACACCTTTGATGAGCTGATGCGCTCTGATGAGTATGCGATGGCATATATCATGGAGTATGAAGGCAAGACTGCAGGCTATGCGCTGTTAGCCAAAACCTTTTCTCAGGAGGCGGGCGGCATGGTTCTATGGGTCGAGGAACTCTATGTCAAGCCTGAATACCGCTGCCGCGGTCTGGGACATGAGTTCTTTTCGTACTTAGAAAATAATCTTTGCAGCGGTGTGAAACGCATCCGCCTTGAGACAGAGGAGAGCAATAAAAGGGCGATATCATTTTATAAGAGCATGGGATTTGAATATTTACCCTATCAGCAAATGATAAAAACGCTTTGACATAGTAATTATTAATTCATAATTCCAAAATTCAGAATAGCACAAATTTTCACTTTGTGACCAAAAGTTCCATTGATAAAATATTAAGATATTGGCTTAACCTTTCTTTTTATTTGAAAAACCGGCAGTTAAGGAGCAACTTCAAATGCGCTGCAAGGCGGCATAAATACAGTCACACGTTCACGGATATGTATAGTAAACCTAAGGCTCCAAAGGGCTTAAAATTACGCTATATGGCCATTATAACGGTTGCAGAAACAGTCTTTTTATTGCTATTTCCCATTCGTGTCAGTGCCCGGAAATCCTTGATAAAAATTATTGTTTTATCATAAATAATTAATTATAATATAGATAAAGAAGAAAATATAACCGTCTGGAAACGGCTCAAAGGAGGATTTTGTTAATGTTCGGACAGTTGAATATAAAAAATGGTCCGTCGCCGGTACCTGCTTCGGTAAAAGTTGTTGTATCTCCTGACTTGATGCAGGCCAGACTTACAATTGAACCTCCTAAATACGGGGGACAAGATGTTTCCTCCCAGATGATCGATGATGCTTTAAGAGAAGCTAAAGTAACATATGGTATTGACGTACCGCTTCTCCAGAAAATAAAAGCGCATCCAGAGTATTCCCGAGAATACGTGATTGCAAGAGGAACAGAGCCAAAAAGAGGAAAAGACGGTTCTATAAAATATTTATTTGAAATCAACAAAGATTCTCACCCAAAGGTCAGAGAAGACGGAACAGTCGATTACCGGGATCTTGGATTAGTAGTAAATGTTAAATATGGACAAGTTCTTGCTGAAATAACCCTCCCGACAAAAGGTGTTGACGGCATGTCCGTTACCGGCAAAGTTTTGCCAGCGGCCCCGGGAAAAGCAATACCTTCTCCGGTTGGGCGCAATACTGCTCTCAGCGAGGACGGTACAAAGCTTTTTTCGACAATTGACGGCCATGTCAGTATGAACGGCAACCGCATTAATGTCGTAGATACCTTTATTGTGTCGGGAAATGTTGATACATCGACAGGAAACATAAAATCCGTTTGTAATGTATCAGTTATCGGAAATGTCACAGAGGGATTTTCGATTGAAGCCGCGGGCAATGTCGAAATCGGAGGCAATGTAGAAGGCGGTTCAATCAAGGCGGGCGGCAATGTGACTATATCGCGCGGTGTCGTCGGCATGAGCCGCAGTAAGATCGAATGTAAGGGCGACCTAAAAAGCACATTTCTTGAAAATTGTGAAATCAATGCCGGCGGAAGCGTAAAGACCCAAAGCATAATGAACTGCAATATTAAATGTGGAGGAAGGCTTGAGGTTACAGGGCGCGGAAAAATCATGGGCGGCCGCTTCGTAGTCGGGGAAAATGTGATTGCAAATCAAATAGGTTCTCCGTCAAATATTCACACCGAGCTTATTTTGGGAGCAGACCCGTCCGTTATGACAAGATATTCAGCGCTACATACTGAAATTGAACAACTCAAAAGTCAAATTGAGAAACTCAAACAGATAATTGACCTTCTGAATAAGTATAAACAGGCCGGCAAGCTCCCGAGCAGCAAAGAACAAATGCTTAGGAGTTCACAGGTGAGCCTTGAAGCCAGTACAGAAAAGCTGAATGCCCTAACCGAGGAATATAAGACGCTCGGTGCGCAGATTGAAAATTCCGGTAACGGTAAAGTAATCTGCCATGATACGCTGTACCGCGGGGTTAAATTAACTATCGGTTTCGCCTCGATGAAGGCGGAAAACGACATTGTTTCGTCGTCCTTTTCGCTTGTAGATGGGAAAATAGTTGTAACGCCAACCCTGCCCTATTGACAATTTCTATGTTTTTTCTGCTATATCTACTGATATATTATGTCTAAAATTTTGAGTTAATGGAATTAATATAATAGAACAGTAAGTTATAGCAGGAAAATACATAGAAAGGGTTGAAAGGAATTGAAAAAGGTACTGAGTGCTCTTTGCAAAAAGGTAAAGAAGTCAAAGGGTGGCTTTACGCTTATTGAACTTATCGCTGTCATTGCGATTTTGGCAATTTTGGCGCTTATACTTGTCCCGACAGTCGGCAGCAGGGTTGCTGCGGCAAAGAGAGCGGCTGCTCTGTCTGATGCTCGGGCGGCTTATATGGCAGCACAGATATATGTTTCTGATAAGCTGAACAATGGTGAGGATGTAGAGGATACCGATGGTACAGTACCGACTGATATGCTTTCGTCAGATGCTTTCAAAACGCTCAATGGCGTTAACGGTTTCACAGTTAAGAGCATAACGATTAAAGATGGTGCTGTCATTTCAATAACTATTCATGACAATAATGGTGATGCGACATATCCGGAATCAACTGCTTCTTCATCCAGCACCAGCGGTACCTAATAAAATACTTTGTAAACTACGGTACAAAATTAGAAAACCAGAACATATTCGGTGTATTTCCCGAATATGTTCTGGTTTTTTTGTAGAGCAATAGCTGGGATATAAAGTGTATAGGGGTTGATTGAAATCTCGGAGTTAAAAAATATATTCGGCACGCTATAGCAAATAGCGTTGTTGTATGTCGGAGAAAGAGACGAAACGGATCTAAGCAACAAGATTGCCCTGCCAAATTTTTATTTACCTAATCTGAGTCATCCGCGCCATATCTTCTCTTAAATGACCGTATAAATCACGGTACATTTTATAGTATTCATTGTATTTGGCGTGAGCTTCGGGGTTGGGCGTAATCTTTTTGTCCAGCACCTGCCATTTCTTTAAATCTTCTCGGGTCAGCAGGCCTGTGCCAAGTCCCGCCAGCATCACGTCGCCGAGGTTGGCTTCTACATCGTGAATGGGGCATACAATGCTGTGTCCGGTCACGTCTGCAAAAATCTGCTTCCAGAGCGGGGATTTGCTGACCCCGCCAGCCAAGAGAATACTTTCCTTTAGTTCAGTACCGCAAGACTCCATCGTATGGCGGAGGGAGTACGCGACTGCTTCCAAGAATGCCCGATAGATATGTGCGCGGGTGTGAACCAATGAAAGGCCAAATATTGTTCCCTTCGCGTTGGTGTCCCAAAGGGGGCTGCGCTCGCCCATGAAATACGGGAGAACAATGAGTCCTTCCGAACCCGCGGGGATACTGGCTGCCTGACGGTCAAGAACGGCATAGGCGTTTTCACCGCCGGCCGCTTCCGCGCGCTTTTCCTCTGCGGCAAAGGTGTCGCGGAACCATTTGATGACTGCTCCGGCTGTTGCGCCGCCGCCGAAAGAATACGTCAGCCGCCGCGCATTATACACATATGGCCAAGAGATAAGGTCACGGGCTTCAATGGGTTCCTCATGTACCAGAGCGGCGCACATGGAAGTGCCGATTGCCGCTGCATAATCGCCCGGCTCGAATACGCCGAGGCCCAACGTAGCTACACCGCAGTCAACGCCGCCGTTAAAGACCGGAGTGCCGGGGGTGAGATTCATTTCCTGTGCAGCCGCAGTGGTCAGTGTGCCTACTGGTTCGGTGTTTTCAACAATACGCTGCGGCATTAAAGTTCGCGGAACACCCATAGCATTCAGCATCTCATCTGACCATGAGCGGGTGTTCATATCGAAAAATCCACCCAGATTGCCCGCGGAGGAGTAGTCAATGGCTACTTCTCCGGAAAGGCGGGCAATGACATATGCGTTTGGCGGTAAAAACATACGAATTTTTACCCAATTTTCCGGCTCGTTGTCGCGTATCCAAAGGATTTTAGTGTAGCCGTAGTATGGATCCGTACCGTTCTGGGTAATCTGCCAGAGGCGGCTCTGATCCACATGCTGCCGGACCCAGCGTTCCTGCTCTTCGGCTCGGCGGTCCATCCAGATAAGGCAGGGGCGCACAGGATTCAGCGCTTCATCAACCGGTACGCCGGACCCGCCGTAAAGGCCGCTGATGCAGATACCGCGGATGTCTTTCGGGTCAACTCCGGACTTTTTCACGGTATTTGCTACGGATTGCTTGACGGCGTTTAGCCAAACATCCGGCCATTGTTCTGCCCAAAGCGGTTTGGGGGTAAGAACGTCATATTCCTGCAGGTCCTGTGCAACCAGATTTCCGGAGGTGTCCATCAGGATGGACTTGGTTCCCGAGGTACCAATATCAGTACCGATCAAATACTGCATCTGATTACCCCCGTTTTAAAACGTGATTGCGACTTTGAAGTCCCCGTATTTGCCGGTTGCATATTCAAAGGCCTCTTCCCATTTTTCAATCGGGAAGGTGCGGGAAACGACTCCGTCTGTTTTAAGCGTACCGTCGGCGATATGCTCAATGACATACGGGTAGCAATAAGGTGAGAGATGGGAACCAAGTACGTCCAGCTCCTTGCGGTCGCCGATAATCGACCAATCCACAGTGGTCGGCTCAGCAAAAACTGAGAACTCTACAAAGCGGCCCAGTTTGCGTACCATCTGCAAGCCTTGAATGACTGAAGACGGATGGCCGGTGGCTTCAATGTAGGTGTCGCAGCCGTAACCGTCGGTCAGTTTGAGAATTTCAGCCTGGACATCGACTTTGCTGGGATTCCAAACTATATCTGCACCAAACTCTTTCGCCTTAGCTAAGCGTTCATCCTTCATATCAAGCGCAATAAGAAGCTTGGGGTTGCGCTGGCGGGCGTATGTAACCATGCCAAGTCCGAGCGTGCGGCGCCGGAAATTACGACTACGTCCTCTGCGCCGATATCGGCACGGTCAACGCAGTGTTTGGCACAGGAATAAGGCTCGATAAGCAGGGCCTTTTCCAACGCAAGGTCTTTTGGAACCTTGTGGACAACCGCGTTCTTAGGCAGCCTCATATACTCGGCCATACCGCCGTTAGTGCTTGCAAAAAAGCCGAAGGTTTTGTGCGGCTGGCACATCCAGTACTTTCCGCTCTTGCAGAAACGGCATTCGCCGCAGGGGTAAATCTGGTCGGCAGTCAGGCGGTCGCCGACCTGTACTCCCTTTACGTTTTCGCCGACTTCGGCTACAATACCGATGAATTCATGACCCGGGATAAACGGAGGCTCCACCCAACTGGGCTGGCCGTTTCCGCCCCAGAACATATCTGCGCCGTGTTGGCATTTCAAGTCTCCGGCACAGACTCCGCAGCCTTCGACTTTGAGAATAATATCGTCGGGACCACATTCCGGCGTTGGATAGGCTGGTTCAAAGCGGTAATCGCCGCGACCATAGGCAACCAGTGCTTTCATTGTTTTTGGAATTGACATATTTACACCTTCTTTTTGATAAATACAGCTTACAGTTTCAGAATTGCTCCGTGAGTGAGCAGAATGGAACGAACCTCCTGCGGATCGACTTCACGTGGTGTAATGCCTTTTTTGACTGAAAGTGCAGCACCGATTCCGGCTGCCTCACCCACTGCCATGCAGAGGGTCATAATGCGGCTGGAACCAAAAGCCACATGGTCAACGCTCATGCAGCGTCCGGCCATCATCAAGCCATCTATACTGTTGGAAACGGTGCAGCCAAAAGGTACGCCATACGGCTCCTCAATGGTTTTGGTATAAGTGCCCTCACCGTTGCCCTTGTGTATATCAATAAAATATGAGTACAGCGCGATTGAGTCGTCAGGAATGCGGCCTTCAATACAATCTTCTGCTGTAAGCTTTTTGATTCCCATTATACGGCGGGATTCCCGTACACCTATGACTGCGTTGACGTAAGTGACATAGCTGTTTTCGAAGCCAGGTACATTTTCCTGCAGCATCTTGACTAACGGCAGAATCTGCAGGTGTGTTTCCTGTTCGCCGCGGCTTAGGTCATGCACATTGCTGTCGTCAAAATTCTGAATGCGGATAGTATTGACCGCAACATGGCCGGGAATAGGCAGCCGTATGTAGATAACCGTGTCACGCTGGATGGGGCATTTGCCTTCAGCACGCAGCTTCTCAATCATATGATTTAGGCCAAAGAAGATGTGACCGGGGTTGTTGCGGAAGAACTCCGCATTGTAGCCGGGACGGATGTGGGTCAGTCCCATGTTGTATGGCAGCTCTTCGGGGTGCTCGGCAATGAAGTCGATAAATTTGTCAAAATCCACTCCGCCCAAGTTGAACATCAATGAAGGCGGCTGGAGTATACCTGTACCTTCTTCACCCTTTTCATATTCCGCGCCTGCCAAATAGGCCAAGTCGCCGTCGCCGGTAGCGTCTATGAATACTTTGGCCTTAATCTCAATTTCAGTGCCCTTGCCGACCACTGTGACTGCTGTCAGGCGCCCGTTTTCTACTGTTGCGCCGGTGACTTCGCAGTGCATTAGCAGGTCAATTCCGTAGTCTTTTGCCCACTGGAAGCAAATGATACGGGTATAGAACGGGTTCACCGTGGTAGTGGATATATGAAACGGGCAATAGCGATGTCCCGCAGTGCCGTCCATAGCGGCGAGGTCATCGACCATTTTTTGCGCAAGACCGCCGACTATCTGCCGCTTGTGCATATCAAGAAAAGCGAGGAACGGCAGGCCGGAAGCCATCTGTCCGCCAAGATAGCCGAGGCGTTCGACCAAGACCACCTTTGCCCCTTCGCGCGCGGCGGAAACTGCCGCTGCCATGCCGCCGGGGCCTCCGCCTATGACAGCAACGTCGTACGTAAGTACTTCCTTTTTATTTTCATTTACCATTTTTGCTTCTCCCCTTTCCAGTAAGAACGCGCATAATTGGATTGTCTTCAAAAATTTTCTTTGCGGTATTCCTGCCGCGGAATAGCACATCATTGACCGCATAATTGGTCAGGCAAACTGAAGAAGACTGGTTTTTCGGGGGCAGTTTATCATGTGCCTGATACCAGGTGTAGGCAAATCCGTGCGCACCGATTTCCGACAACGCACGTATGCCTGTCCGCCCGAACGAGAAACGGCCAATCTGAATCTGCGGCACTGTATACTGCTCGGAGGTTTTTCCAATCTGAGTACATTCCAAGTGATGAAATATTTCATGCGCTAATATCAGTTCTTCTGCTGCTGCAGTAGAAAGGCCGTTAGCTTTCGCCCAGAGCCGTACTGAATCATCATAAATGAAAATGGTTTTGCGCCCTGAATAGTACTCACTGAAATAGCGCAAGTTGCCCGAAATCTTGTCAACCTTACGATGGTCAACAGTCAGGCCCTCGGCCTTGGCAACGTCATAAATGCTCTTATTTGGGTATTTCTCTATAAGCTTTTGTGCGGCGTCTACCCCTGTCTGCCAGGCCCTGTCTGCAATCGGCACCCGCATTTCTTCCGGAATCTTGTGATAAAGCAGGTCACGTTTTAGCTCTTTACGCGATTTAATCTGGTCGGGAAAGGGATAAACACGCATAAAAGACTTTCCTTTCTTCGCGGATTAGCCGCGTTCGTTTTCTGTAGTACGAGTACAAATGACTATAAGTGAGTCATCAGGACGGGCACCGGACAGTTCTACCCGGCACAAAGACATAATCTGGCTTTCACTTTGCATACCCGCAAGGTCAATAATGCGGCGTCCAAGAACGACATAAAGATTAGGAATTTCGGCGCCGCCGTCGCCGTGAATAGTATTATCAGCCAGTACGTTTTGCACAACTGATTTCCACCTTTTAACCGGGCAGGAAACAACCGTCGCGTTCTTGCGCTGCAAGCGGATAACACCGTCCCGGTCGAGCAGGCGCAAGGTATTGACTTTCTTTTTGAAGAACAGAAATGCACGTACAGTATTCTGACAGGTCAGCGCTACCATACTGCCGTTGTCTGCGGCAATTTTAATCTTAGAGGGATCAACTTTAAGATTGTCTGCTGCTATCTTAATCAGCTCTTCATCCGTCTTTTTTGCGCCGGAAAGCTCTTTGGTACGCAGCTCCGTCGCGCCTACTGCAATAGCTCTGACCTTCTGACGCTGATTGTCGACTTCAACCTTGACTTCTATCGTATCGGGGTCGGCACCGGACTGCACTGCCTTTTGAAAAGCTTCGTTGCGTATCGCGAGAATATCCTCTTCTGTAGGATTCATAATGGTCCGTTCAACCATATCACGCACCATGGCGAGGGCAACACCGATAGGCGAAATAACATGGGCGTTTTTCGCAATACGGAACTTGCAGCCCATATATTCGGCTAAGTGTGGTACAACGGTAGCCGCGCCGCCGCCTCCGCCGACAAAGGTAAGGGCGCTCTTATCAAGGCCATAATCCTTGATTAAGCTTTCCACAACTTTGCTGTTCTTGGCCGCGGCGAATTCCAAAACCTTTTTGGCACATTCTTCAACCGACATCCCCATATTCTTTGCCAGCGGCGCCCATGCCCTGCGGGCAGCTTCAGCATTGCCGTAGGCATAGTTTTCTTTTGACACATATCCTACGATATTGGCTGCACCGGAAAGAGTCAGCGCATATTTTTTGCCTCCGTCGCACTCAATATACGCATACTCCGGGTCGCCTTCCTTCGGGCGAATGGAACGCAAAACCGGATTGACGATATTTTCAGGGTCGGTGTAGACTTCATAGTCCAGATTAGCAATATGGGCAGAGCGAGGGCCGGTATTGACGGCCTTTCCGTCCTTCAGCTCGATCATAGAGCCGCCGCCGATACCGACAGTACGGACATCAAGGGAATTTACATATGTCTTATGCCCGCCGACTTCCGCGTAATGAACGACAACGTTGCCGTCCTTGACGCAGGATATATCAGTGGAGGTACCGCCGACTTCTAAGAAAATACCGTCAGTCAGCTTTTCGTACATCAGCGCACCGGCAACACCCGCCGCCGGGCCTGAGAGAATAGTGAGAATCGGGCGGTTGCGTACCTCGTCCATCGTCATAACGCCGCCGTCGCACCGCATGACCATCAAAGGTGCGCCGATATTAGCATTTTTGATACTCCGTTCGGTCATATTTGCAGCTTCAAGCATCTTTGGGAGGATAGACGCATTGATAACAGCGGTTCGAGTACGCACCTTTAAACCGTACAGCTTGGAGACATCACTTCCGGCAGTGCCGGGCAGGCCGAGTTTACGGTACTGCTCCAGCACAGCATTTTTGTTTGTGGGGTCATCAACGGAGAAAGCTTCGGTCGCAACGATGGACTGAGCGCCTTGACGCATCAAGTCGCTTAGTGCGTTCGCAACGTCATTAACGAAGGTTTCCTTTGTTCCGACATTGACGTACGCGTTGTAGCTTTGCAGATGCTTTCCGGCTGTCAGCTCAATGTTGCCGATATTAGTGTCGCTGCGGGACTTTAGACCTTGAATACCGCTTCCAATGGTGACAATGCCGACTTTAGCAACGTCCCCTTCCAGCAGGGCGTTGGTTGCCTGGGTTGTGCCATGAGCAATAAAGGTCACGTCTTCAGGCTTGATGTTGTATTCTTCCATTATTTTGGAAAGCACCTGCACAATGCCGGCTGCGACACCTTCCTTTGCCTCGTGTGTGGTGGGCAACTTCACACTGCCTATCAGTTCATAGGTTTCATCATTAATTGCAACGGCGTCTGTGAAGGTACCTCCTACATCTATTCCAATTCTGACTTTCATATTGATCTTCTCCTAAAATATGCGTAAGATTTAATTAGCTTCCGGCACTGCAACTGCGCCTGAAAACAAGTTTAGTTAGAAGTAAATGGCCACCATTATAATGACAGATAACGCAGTGACCACCCAGTTGGCCCAAAACACCTTGTTTGTAGTGGTAACCGGGTCATAACCAACAAAGTTGGAAGCCCAAACAACCTGTGTAGAAGTCGGGCAGGACTGGCTCGGCCAGCGATATGCAGCATAGAATACGGCAGAAAGCGCTATAACAGGTACTGCATTTACGGCAACCATGCTGGCAGCAAGACCTGCGCCAAGGCCCATCAGGTTGAAGGGGCCGCGGTACAGACCAAGCGGTGCGAGCACGCAGACGAAAATAACCAGTGCAACCGCGGTGCGGGGTGTAATCATTTGCATAAACGGCTGGATAGCTTTTTGAGTGGTAGGCGCTGTCATGGCGTTGATAATCATACCGATACCTAACATCAATCCAGCGGTTGGAGCGCCGTCTTTAAATCCTTCATAGCAGCACTGGACAAGCATGGACGAATACTTGGACCATTTGCCCTTGACGGTGAAAATAATCGCCCAAACAATACCGACCAGGAAAACCGGGATAGCGTCAAGACGGAAGATTAACATAACAAGGACAACCACGATTGGTGTGGCACAAGCCATAACACCGCGGAAACCTTTGAGCTGCGGGCGAGTTTCGGCCTCTTCCTCAGCCTCATCAGTTTCCTTTACCGGAGCGGCAAAAGCGAATTTGGCTCCATTCTTCTTAAAGTTCCATGCAAGGTAGACCACAAAGAACAGTACGCATATACCGCAGAGGAT
This DNA window, taken from [Clostridium] cellulosi, encodes the following:
- a CDS encoding alcohol dehydrogenase GroES domain-containing protein (High confidence in function and specificity): MSIPKTMKALVAYGRGDYRFEPAYPTPECGPDDIILKVEGCGVCAGDLKCQHGADMFWGGNGQPSWVEPPFIPGHEFIGIVAEVGENVKGVQVGDRLTADQIYPCGECRFCKSGKYWMCQPHKTFGFFASTNGGMAEYMRLPKNAVVHKVPKDLALEKALLIEPYSCAKHCVDRADIGAEDVVVISGAARSDLAWLHTPASATPSFLLRLI
- a CDS encoding hydantoinase/oxoprolinase (High confidence in function and specificity) — translated: MKVRIGIDVGGTFTDAVAINDETYELIGSVKLPTTHEAKEGVAAGIVQVLSKIMEEYNIKPEDVTFIAHGTTQATNALLEGDVAKVGIVTIGSGIQGLKSRSDTNIGNIELTAGKHLQSYNAYVNVGTKETFVNDVANALSDLMRQGAQSIVATEAFSVDDPTNKNAVLEQYRKLGLPGTAGSDVSKLYGLKVRTRTAVINASILPKMLEAANMTERSIKNANIGAPLMVMRCDGGVMTMDEVRNRPILTILSGPAAGVAGALMYEKLTDGIFLEVGGTSTDISCVKDGNVVVHYAEVGGHKTYVNSLDVRTVGIGGGSMIELKDGKAVNTGPRSAHIANLDYEVYTDPENIVNPVLRSIRPKEGDPEYAYIECDGGKKYALTLSGAANIVGYVSKENYAYGNAEAARRAWAPLAKNMGMSVEECAKKVLEFAAAKNSKVVESLIKDYGLDKSALTFVGGGGGAATVVPHLAEYMGCKFRIAKNAHVISPIGVALAMVRDMVERTIMNPTEEDILAIRNEAFQKAVQSGADPDTIEVKVEVDNQRQKVRAIAVGATELRTKELSGAKKTDEELIKIAADNLKVDPSKIKIAADNGSMVALTCQNTVRAFLFFKKKVNTLRLLDRDGVIRLQRKNATVVSCPVKRWKSVVQNVLADNTIHGDGGAEIPNLYVVLGRRIIDLAGMQSESQIMSLCRVELSGARPDDSLIVICTRTTENERG
- a CDS encoding alcohol dehydrogenase GroES domain-containing protein (High confidence in function and specificity), translating into MVTYARQRNPKLLIALDMKDERLAKAKEFGADIVWNPSKVDVQAEILKLTDGYGCDTYIEATGHPSSVIQGLQMVRKLGRFVEFSVFAEPTTVDWSIIGDRKELDVLGSHLSPYCYPYVIEHIADGTLKTDGVVSRTFPIEKWEEAFEYATGKYGDFKVAITF
- a CDS encoding glucose-inhibited division protein A (High confidence in function and specificity), whose product is MVNENKKEVLTYDVAVIGGGPGGMAAAVSAAREGAKVVLVERLGYLGGQMASGLPFLAFLDMHKRQIVGGLAQKMVDDLAAMDGTAGHRYCPFHISTTTVNPFYTRIICFQWAKDYGIDLLMHCEVTGATVENGRLTAVTVVGKGTEIEIKAKVFIDATGDGDLAYLAGAEYEKGEEGTGILQPPSLMFNLGGVDFDKFIDFIAEHPEELPYNMGLTHIRPGYNAEFFRNNPGHIFFGLNHMIEKLRAEGKCPIQRDTVIYIRLPIPGHVAVNTIRIQNFDDSNVHDLSRGEQETHLQILPLVKMLQENVPGFENSYVTYVNAVIGVRESRRIMGIKKLTAEDCIEGRIPDDSIALYSYFIDIHKGNGEGTYTKTIEEPYGVPFGCTVSNSIDGLMMAGRCMSVDHVAFGSSRIMTLCMAVGEAAGIGAALSVKKGITPREVDPQEVRSILLTHGAILKL